In Scomber japonicus isolate fScoJap1 chromosome 19, fScoJap1.pri, whole genome shotgun sequence, a single genomic region encodes these proteins:
- the tbc1d13 gene encoding TBC1 domain family member 13 — translation MSTAYKNRIQEFKVALSEENINLKTLRELCFNGVPFEGGIRAMCWKILLNYLPLDQTLWDSFLKKQREVYSQFLKEMIIQPGIAKANLGLSREDVTMEDHPLNPNPDSRWNTYFKDNEILLQIDKDVRRLYPDMAFFQRPTEYPCQLILDPQNDYETLRRRVEQTTLKAQTVNRNRSGVTNVSSPGKSLNLYPSNEYEVLPNGTEAHWEVVERILFIYAKLNPGIAYVQGMNEIVGPIYYTFATDPNSQWKEHAEADTFFCFTNLMSENRDNFIKSLDDSQCGITYKMESVYSMLKDKDMELYLKLEEQNIKPQYFTFRWLTLLLSQEFLLPDVIRIWDTLFSDQDRFHFLILVCCAMLILIKDNLLAGDFTVNMRLLQDYPISDVHTILTKAKELQDNS, via the exons ATGTCTACTGCGTACAAAAACAG aATACAGGAATTCAAAGTGGCCCTGAGTGAAGAGAATATAAACTTGAAGACACTGAGGGAGCTGTGCTTCAATG GAGTCCCATTTGAAGGAGGCATACGAGCAATGTGCTGGAAA ATCCTTCTTAATTACCTACCTCTGGATCAGACATTATGGGATTCTTTCCTCAAAAAGCAGAG GGAGGTGTACTCCCAGTTCTTGAAAGAAATGATCATCCAGCCTGGTATTGCCAAAGCTAACCTGGGCCTGTCCAGAGAAGATGTGACTATGGAGGATCAC CCTCTGAATCCTAACCCAGACAGCAGATGGAATACCTACTTCAAAGATAATGAAATTCTACTACAGATTGACAAGGATGTAAG GCGGCTGTATCCAGACATGGCGTTCTTCCAGCGTCCTACAGAATACCCCTGCCAACTTATCCTGGACCCTCAGAACGATTACGAGACGCTGCGTCGGCGAGTGGAACAAACCACTCTGAAAGCACAAACTGTGAATCGCAACCGCAGCGGAGTCACAAAT GTCAGCTCCCCTGGAAAGTCTTTGAACCTGTACCCATCTAATGAGTACGAGGTGCTGCCCAATGGGACCGAGGCACACTGGGAGGTGGTGGAGCGTATCCTCTTCATCTACGCCAAACTCAACCCCGGGATCGCCTACGTGCAGGGCATGAACGAGATCGTCGGGCCTATTTACTACACGTTTGCCACGGACCCTAACAGCCAGTGGAAAG AGCACGCTGAGGCAGACACATTCTTCTGTTTCACCAACCTGATGTCTGAGAACAGAGACAACTTCATCAAGAGCCTGGACGACTCCCAGTGTGGAATCACCTACAAGATGGAGAGCGTGTACTCCATGCTTAAAGACAAAGACATGGAGCTCTATCTCAAACTG GAAGAGCAGAACATCAAACCGCAGTACTTCACATTCCGCTGGCTGACCCTGTTGTTGTCTCAGGAGTTTCTGCTGCCAGACGTCATCCGCATCTGGGACACCCTGTTTTCGGACCAGGACCGCTTCCACTTCCTCATCCTGGTCTGCTGCGCTATGCTCAT ACTCATCAAAGACAACCTGCTGGCAGGGGACTTCACAGTCAATATGAGATTACTGCAG GATTACCCCATCTCAGATGTCCACACCATCTTGACCAAGGCCAAAGAGCTGCAGGATAACTCCTAA